One Leuconostoc mesenteroides subsp. mesenteroides ATCC 8293 genomic window, TGTTAGAAACTTCTTGCCCTGTTTCCTGATCAAATGTCATTATTTGACCATCAATCACACCAGAGAAGCCTTTTTTTAGTTGCCCAAGATTATCAAAATAATAATTTTTGCCTTCGATATTCTTAATACCGGTAGCAGCATGTCCTTTATCATCAAAATAGTATGTTGTACCATTTTCAGATTGGTAATATTGATTAAAAATTTGTTGCCCTTCATCGTTAAAAGCAACTATGTTCCCATCAATGCTTTGCAGACCAGTTAACTCATCACCTGAGTCCTTATCAAAATAATATGTTTGATTATCAATTGTGACATACTGTCCTTTGACTTGTTTACCACTCTCGTCAAAATATTGAATATTGTTGTCTATCGTTGATAAACCTTTAGCATTTTTGCCATCATCAAAATAATAATACCAACTACCGTCTTTTTCAACGTACTTGCCGCTAACTTGTTGTGTTTCGTCAGTTGTCGTTTCAGCAGGATCAGTGTCAGTTGAAGCAACTGCTGATTCCTCATCTTTGCTAGTAACATTGGTTTGAGCGACTTCATCTTGTTTGTTATCGACTTTTTCATTATCAAGTGCATGATCATCTGACTGTTTTTCTGTCACATTATTATCAGCAGATTGCGTTGTGTCGCTTGCAGCTGTTGTTACATTATCATTAGTAGCTGCAGACTGTACTTTATCATTTTCTTCGGTAACCGTAGTGTTCTGCTGCGTATCCGTTGTATTATCTGAAGCAGATTGAACGTTATTCGCACTCACATCAGGTACACTACTGTCTCCCAAAACACTTGGTGTTGCTAAAGCAAATGAGGCGGTTAATGCAAAAGCACAAACCCCACCAACTACCCAACTTTTCCCAACTTTATAAAGCTTTTTCCGCATTACTTTTTCTGTAAATGGCATAAATTTTCTCCTTATAATATTCTCTTCTATTACATTGAAAAATTATAACTTAATTTATTTGTAAAAACAGTAAAAATTTCAATACATAATTGACATATTTTTAAAAAACATTGTAAAAACAGTCAATCAGAGAATTATATTAATATTATAAACATTAATTTTTTTATAAAAAAACATTGTTAACTTATCTAGTGATAAGTTAACAATGTTAATTATTATTAATTAGTCATTAATTTTATTGATTATAAAATAATAAAAAAATAAAATAAAATCACATAATATATAAAAGAGGCATTTAACAAGACTAATATGTCTCGTAATAAATATACGAAATAATGAAATTAGTATCTTTATAAATAAATCGTGTTGGTAATAATAAATATAAAGTAATTAAAAATAAATATTATTGTTATTTATTACATCATATTCTAATCTTTTTGTATAATTTAGAAATTATAAGCAACATCGCTAGTATAAAGGCTTCCAATGCCGATGCAAAATATCGGTGTCCATTTGTTTTAGGGAGCTGTAACCCATTATTTTTGGATTGATTTATTTTCTGTTTTTCAAGATCTTTTTGAGAAACTACAGCATTGGTAGTTTGATTTAATCTAGAAATATCATTGGCGTTATCTTTTGCTTCTAAATTATCCGTATGCAAAGTCTTTCCTTCATTCTGGTTTTGCTCACTTTTGTGGTAACTACTTGTCCCCCCAATGATAGCAGCTAAATCATTTTCCTTTAATTGATCGGCTGAAAAAGTGCTTTGATCAGAATTGTGATCGGCTTGATAATAACTCTCTAACCCTTGATTAGGTACGTTATCTGCATCGTTAGCTGAAACTTGCTCTTCTTGAACTTGATTGTTGTTTTCAGTAGGTGAGCACTCTTCTTTGACTATCATTTCCTCTATGGCATCACCGCTTGTTTTGGATGTACTTAAGGCATTACTTTTAAAGCTCTCCGTATTGTCTCGCCCTTTTTTAGTATCAATGCTGTCTGCAACATCTTTGTCCTCAATACTATTTGTGGCCTCTTGATTATTTAAACTGTTCTTGCCATCGACACCATTCTGACCATCTTTGCCGTTTACGCCATCTTTGCCATCGACACCATTCTGACCGTCTATACCGTTTACACCATTTTTGCCATCGATACCATTCATACCATTTTTTCCGTCGACACCATTTTGACCATTGATGCCGTTTACGCCATCTTTGCCATCGACACCATTTTGACCATCTTTGCCGTTTACGCCATCTTTTCCGTCGACACCGTTCTGACCATCAATACCGTTTACACCATTTTTGCCATCGACACCATTTTGACCATCTTTGCCGTTTACACCACTTTTGCCATCGACACCATTCTGACCGTCTATACCGTTTATGCCATCTTTTCCGTCGACACCATTTTGACCATTGATGCCGTTTACGCCATTTTTGCCATCGACACCGTTCTGACCATCAATACCGTTTACGCCATCTTTTCCGTCAACACCGTTCTGACCATCAATACCGTTTACACCATTTTTGCCATCGACACCATTTTGACCATCTTTGCCGTTTACACCACTTTTGCCATCGACACCATTCTGACCATCAATACCGTTTACACCATTTTTGCCATCGACACCATTTTGACCATCTTTGCCGTTTACACCACTTTTGCCATCGACACCATTCTGACCGTCTATACCGTTTATGCCATCTTTTCCGTCGACACCATTTTGACCATTGATGCCGTTTACGCCATTTTTGCCATCGACACCGTTCTGACCATCAATACCGTTTACGCCATCTTTTCCGTCAACACCGTTCTGACCGTCTATACCGTTTACGCCATTTTTGCCATCGACACCGTTCTGACCATCAATACCGTTTACACCATTTTTGCCGTCGACACCGTTCTGACCATCGATGCCGTTTACGCCATCTTTGCCATCGATACCATTCATACCATCTTTTCCGTCGACACCATTTTGACCATCTTTGCCGTTTACGCCATCTTTGCCGTCGACACCATTCTGACCATCGATGCCATTTACACCATCTTTGCCATCGACACCATTTTGACCATTGATGCCGTTTACGCCATTTTTGCCGTCAACACCGTTCTGACCGTCTATACCGTTTACGCCATTTTTGCCGTCGACACCGTTCTGACCATCGATGCCGTTTACGCCATCTTTGCCATCGACACCATTCTGACCATCGATGCCGTTTACGCCATCTTTGCCGTCAACACCGTTCTGACCATCGATACCGTTCACGCCATCTTTACCATCGACACCATTTTGACCATCAATACCGTTTACGCCATTTTTGCCATCGACACCATTTTGACCATCTTTGCCGTTTACGCCATTTTTGCCATCGACACCATTTTGACCATCAATACCGTTTACGCCATCTTTGCCGTCAACACCGTTCTGACCGTCTATACCGTTTACGCCATCTTTGCCATCGACACCATTTTGACCATCTTTGCCGTTTACGCCATTTTTTCCGTCGACACCGTTCTGACCATCTATACCGTTTACGCCGTCTTTTCCATCAACACCGTTCTGACCGTCTATACCGTTTACGCCGTTTTTGCCATCGACACCGTTCTGACCATCGATGCCGTTTACGCCATCTTTTCCGTCTTGGCCGTTCTTGCCATCAACAGAATAAGTATAAATCACCCAAACATTCTGTTTTGGATTAGAAATATTTTTTTGCTCAGTAAATACACCGCCATTACCATCTGCTGTATAAGTATAATGTAGTAATCCATCATTAGAATTGGTAATGCCTGCCACTTCTTGATTAAATGTTTCTGGAATCTCATATGTGGTTACATCTTCGTCTGAATTATTGCTAATGAAATTACCTACTTCATCGTAATAAGATTGACCACTAGTTCCCTTAATAGTTTGCGTCGACTGTAATTCTTTGCCATTTATCCTCTTAAGAACATAGTGAACTGTGACTTCAGATTGATTTTTCACGCTTGATTCTGTCAAAGCTGGGCTAGTTGCTGCACCATAACCCTTCTGATTATTTTCAGGTGTTCTTGTATCATTTGATACTTCATTTTCCTGATGAACTTCGGGATCTGAATCAGTAATTTCTGCTACTAATGGTTGAATATTATTGTTTTTTTCGTACGTTATAGTATTTAAATGATAAGTAACCGTAACTGGATCAATCTTTTCCGGCTTTTTCAAAAATGCTAGTTCATCAGAATTCATATTATGATTTTCATGCCACCAACGAGCATTTTTATTCATCGGAACTGCACCAATATACAATGTTGGTTTATCCGTTGTAAAATCTGTAAAAGATACACCTTCTTCAATAGCATAATGTTGTGGGTTAGTATCCTCATCCCAATTTGGGGATTGGAAATCAGCACTTGTGTTTACATAGGCAAGTCCATCAGGGGCATTGTCTGCAATGCCATCAGCGCTGATATAATCTAAGCCAATTGTTGATTGCTCATTAATAATAGCTGTTTTGGCGTCATTCGTTTGAACATACTCTTTGCGATTACCGTTCCAGTTATCCCACTCTGGACCAGCAAAATTTGTCGAACTTAAGGACCCAGACAAGAAATATACTTTAGGTTCCTCATTTGAACCGGAAACCTTAGAAATCGGTACAACTTCATGACTATCACTATAGGTAAACCAGAAAGTTGTTTGCCAATTTAGATTCGTTGCCCATATGTTATCAACGGCATTACTACTGATAGCTAAATG contains:
- a CDS encoding KxYKxGKxW signal peptide domain-containing protein, translating into MENRKDQYKLYKSGKLWITATVAVVLFNASVTVVSADDGKTTEQSSLVQNDKDVALVSENPSDNQTSMAVDDTEIVSAVESAESVGVVVKQEPTRSNIVSDSENTEDIAKVKNDIASDYEQQIAELQNAEKTQQQNNQQFNQHTEEYESALHKGKQQNKDGKTQIATSAAKQALDFDTSKPADESSPTSNIEPSKICTGIGSHSNLSDSTKVWEYVGPQVLNATIEKTWSRSGSIEDADGNKRSVDFHEIFHDFQLQNGNWNDTNNYKESGIPHLAISSNAVDNIWATNLNWQTTFWFTYSDSHEVVPISKVSGSNEEPKVYFLSGSLSSTNFAGPEWDNWNGNRKEYVQTNDAKTAIINEQSTIGLDYISADGIADNAPDGLAYVNTSADFQSPNWDEDTNPQHYAIEEGVSFTDFTTDKPTLYIGAVPMNKNARWWHENHNMNSDELAFLKKPEKIDPVTVTYHLNTITYEKNNNIQPLVAEITDSDPEVHQENEVSNDTRTPENNQKGYGAATSPALTESSVKNQSEVTVHYVLKRINGKELQSTQTIKGTSGQSYYDEVGNFISNNSDEDVTTYEIPETFNQEVAGITNSNDGLLHYTYTADGNGGVFTEQKNISNPKQNVWVIYTYSVDGKNGQDGKDGVNGIDGQNGVDGKNGVNGIDGQNGVDGKDGVNGIDGQNGVDGKNGVNGKDGQNGVDGKDGVNGIDGQNGVDGKDGVNGIDGQNGVDGKNGVNGKDGQNGVDGKNGVNGIDGQNGVDGKDGVNGIDGQNGVDGKDGVNGIDGQNGVDGKDGVNGIDGQNGVDGKNGVNGIDGQNGVDGKNGVNGINGQNGVDGKDGVNGIDGQNGVDGKDGVNGKDGQNGVDGKDGMNGIDGKDGVNGIDGQNGVDGKNGVNGIDGQNGVDGKNGVNGIDGQNGVDGKDGVNGIDGQNGVDGKNGVNGINGQNGVDGKDGINGIDGQNGVDGKSGVNGKDGQNGVDGKNGVNGIDGQNGVDGKSGVNGKDGQNGVDGKNGVNGIDGQNGVDGKDGVNGIDGQNGVDGKNGVNGINGQNGVDGKDGINGIDGQNGVDGKSGVNGKDGQNGVDGKNGVNGIDGQNGVDGKDGVNGKDGQNGVDGKDGVNGINGQNGVDGKNGMNGIDGKNGVNGIDGQNGVDGKDGVNGKDGQNGVDGKNSLNNQEATNSIEDKDVADSIDTKKGRDNTESFKSNALSTSKTSGDAIEEMIVKEECSPTENNNQVQEEQVSANDADNVPNQGLESYYQADHNSDQSTFSADQLKENDLAAIIGGTSSYHKSEQNQNEGKTLHTDNLEAKDNANDISRLNQTTNAVVSQKDLEKQKINQSKNNGLQLPKTNGHRYFASALEAFILAMLLIISKLYKKIRI